The following are encoded in a window of Synergistaceae bacterium genomic DNA:
- a CDS encoding adenosylhomocysteinase produces the protein MADYEVKDLSLAERGQNKINWAWQYMPSLQFLYNKYKDSQPFKGAVIAACLHLEAKTANLLITLTKLGAKVAACGSNPLSTQDDICAALAKNGVHVYSHRGMTTEEYFNYVHKVLSYKPNVIIDDGADVVATVHKDCPDLIPNILGGSEETTSGVKRLRAMNSQKVLKFPMIDVNDALSKYLFDNRYGTGQSVWDGFIRTTNMIVAGKTVVIAGYGWCGRGAAMRAAGNGAHVIITEVDPHKACEALMDGFRVMSMEEAAPLGDIFLTFTGNIHVIRREHIERMKSGVVLGNAGHFDVEISKPDLNALSDHVEKLRDNIDTYIMHDGRRINLLGEGRLTNLACADGHPIEIMDLSFSLQLESALYIYTHKLKAGLYPVPEEIDRAVMESKLAALGVNIDSMTDEQVEYMKGWQE, from the coding sequence ATGGCAGACTATGAAGTCAAAGATCTATCACTCGCAGAACGCGGACAGAATAAAATTAACTGGGCGTGGCAGTATATGCCCTCATTGCAGTTTTTGTATAATAAATATAAGGACTCGCAGCCTTTCAAGGGAGCTGTTATCGCAGCTTGTCTGCATTTGGAAGCTAAGACGGCGAATTTATTAATCACTCTTACAAAACTCGGCGCAAAAGTAGCAGCTTGCGGAAGTAATCCACTTTCAACGCAGGATGATATTTGCGCAGCTCTTGCAAAAAACGGCGTTCATGTTTATTCACACAGGGGCATGACTACGGAAGAATATTTTAATTACGTTCATAAAGTTTTGAGCTATAAACCTAATGTAATAATCGATGACGGCGCGGACGTTGTTGCAACTGTTCACAAAGACTGCCCGGATTTGATTCCTAATATTTTAGGAGGCTCGGAGGAAACTACTTCAGGCGTTAAGAGATTGCGCGCAATGAACTCGCAAAAAGTTCTGAAATTCCCGATGATTGACGTTAATGACGCTTTGAGCAAATATTTATTTGACAATCGTTACGGTACAGGCCAATCAGTATGGGACGGCTTTATTCGCACTACAAATATGATTGTTGCGGGAAAAACTGTCGTTATTGCCGGTTATGGCTGGTGCGGTCGCGGTGCTGCAATGAGAGCTGCCGGAAATGGCGCACACGTTATTATTACAGAAGTTGACCCTCACAAAGCATGTGAAGCACTCATGGACGGTTTTAGAGTCATGAGCATGGAAGAAGCTGCACCGCTCGGAGATATTTTCTTGACGTTCACGGGCAATATTCACGTAATCAGACGCGAGCACATCGAACGCATGAAAAGCGGAGTAGTTCTCGGCAACGCAGGACATTTTGACGTGGAAATCAGCAAGCCCGATTTAAACGCTTTGTCGGATCATGTTGAGAAATTGCGCGATAATATTGACACTTACATAATGCATGACGGCCGGAGAATTAATTTGCTCGGTGAAGGAAGACTCACAAATTTAGCATGTGCAGACGGACACCCGATTGAAATAATGGATCTAAGTTTTTCACTGCAGTTAGAGTCAGCACTCTACATTTACACGCATAAATTGAAGGCCGGTTTATATCCTGTTCCTGAAGAAATTGACCGCGCAGTAATGGAATCAAAACTTGCGGCACTGGGCGTAAATATTGACTCAATGACTGATGAGCAGGTCGAATACATGAAGGGCTGGCAGGAGTAA
- a CDS encoding iron-containing alcohol dehydrogenase, whose translation MMRFTLPRDVFHGKGALEALKNLKGKKAVICVGGGSMKKFGFLDKAESYLKSAGMEVRVIDGIESDPSVETVMNGAQKMLDFGPDWIVAIGGGSPIDAAKAMWIKYEYPDCTFEDMCKIFGIPELRKKAHFCAVSSTSGTATEVTAFSIITDYKKGIKYPIADFEITPDVAIVDPELAETMPKKLVAHTGMDAMTHAVEAYVSTAHCDYTDPLAIHAIEMIMNDLVPSYNGDMKARDNMHNAQCLAGMAFSNALLGIVHSMAHKTGAVFADYGAHIIHGAANAMYLPKVIAFNAKDETAKKRYGVIVDYMGIADEKASDDEKVAALIKFLRKMNDDLNIPHCIKNYGADSYPTENGFVPEKVFLERLHDIAVNAIADACTGSNPRQPSVEEMEKLLKCCYYDTEVDF comes from the coding sequence ATGATGAGATTCACTTTACCGCGCGACGTTTTTCACGGCAAAGGCGCACTTGAAGCACTCAAAAATTTAAAGGGTAAGAAAGCAGTTATCTGTGTGGGCGGCGGCTCAATGAAAAAATTCGGGTTCCTCGACAAAGCAGAGTCATATCTCAAATCGGCAGGAATGGAAGTAAGAGTCATTGACGGAATCGAATCAGATCCATCAGTCGAAACAGTAATGAACGGCGCACAAAAAATGTTGGACTTCGGCCCTGATTGGATAGTCGCTATCGGCGGAGGCTCACCAATTGACGCAGCAAAAGCAATGTGGATCAAATATGAATATCCTGACTGCACATTTGAAGACATGTGCAAAATTTTCGGGATTCCTGAATTACGCAAAAAAGCTCATTTCTGCGCAGTATCGTCGACTTCAGGAACAGCAACGGAAGTAACAGCATTCTCAATTATCACCGATTACAAAAAGGGAATCAAATATCCCATAGCAGATTTTGAGATTACGCCTGATGTCGCAATAGTAGACCCTGAACTTGCCGAGACAATGCCGAAAAAATTAGTAGCTCATACGGGAATGGACGCAATGACTCACGCGGTTGAAGCATATGTTTCTACGGCTCATTGCGATTATACGGATCCTTTAGCAATTCACGCAATCGAAATGATCATGAATGATTTAGTGCCTTCATACAACGGAGACATGAAAGCCCGCGATAATATGCATAATGCACAGTGCTTGGCCGGTATGGCGTTTTCTAATGCGCTGCTTGGTATCGTTCACTCAATGGCACACAAAACAGGGGCAGTTTTCGCGGATTACGGCGCACATATCATTCACGGTGCAGCAAATGCAATGTACCTCCCGAAAGTTATAGCCTTCAACGCAAAGGATGAGACCGCTAAAAAACGTTACGGCGTTATAGTTGATTATATGGGAATTGCGGACGAGAAAGCCTCAGACGATGAGAAAGTCGCAGCGTTGATTAAATTTTTGCGCAAAATGAACGACGATTTGAATATCCCTCACTGCATAAAGAATTACGGCGCGGACAGTTACCCGACAGAAAACGGTTTTGTGCCGGAAAAAGTTTTTCTTGAGAGACTGCACGACATCGCAGTAAATGCCATTGCGGACGCTTGCACGGGGTCAAATCCGAGACAGCCTTCAGTTGAAGAAATGGAGAAGCTGTTAAAGTGCTGTTATTACGATACAGAAGTAGATTTCTAG
- a CDS encoding glycosyltransferase family 1 protein, with the protein MTAIRIAHIIGKMRNGGVESAFLAYYKFIDRDKIQYDCIIDEDSTHLQEKQIKDLGGKIIIVPPYQKQFAYQRALSKIFRENNYPLVFSHINSLSVFPLFAAWRAGIPVRVALSQSTAGRGEFARNVMKYTLRLFSKTFATEWCACSNHAGRWLFGNKAMESGKVLIWPNAIETSKFAYNPIKRESVRQELNISNKFVVGHSGRFMTQKNHVFLIDIFNEIHKLKPDSILLLAGDGPLMDKIRKKVHSLGLDESVIFLGSVHNMQDYYQAMDVFILPSLYEGLPVVGSESQVAGLPVLCADTVTSETKFCDSFKFLSLKESPNKWAQEALRISANHERKDMSDSAKKFGFDIKTQAEKMTRWYCKLLGI; encoded by the coding sequence TTGACAGCCATAAGAATCGCACACATAATCGGCAAAATGAGAAACGGCGGAGTTGAGTCTGCATTTCTCGCGTACTATAAATTTATAGACAGAGATAAAATTCAATATGACTGCATAATAGACGAGGACTCTACACATCTTCAGGAAAAGCAGATAAAAGATTTGGGCGGAAAAATTATAATTGTGCCTCCGTATCAGAAGCAATTTGCATATCAGAGAGCGTTGTCTAAAATTTTTCGTGAAAATAATTATCCGTTAGTGTTCTCGCATATAAATTCGTTGTCTGTCTTTCCGTTGTTTGCGGCATGGCGTGCAGGTATTCCCGTAAGAGTCGCTCTCAGTCAAAGCACAGCAGGACGCGGCGAATTTGCTAGAAACGTGATGAAATATACTTTGCGTTTGTTCTCGAAAACTTTTGCTACTGAATGGTGCGCATGTTCTAATCATGCAGGACGGTGGCTCTTCGGTAATAAGGCAATGGAGTCAGGAAAAGTCTTAATCTGGCCGAACGCAATAGAGACATCAAAATTTGCATATAATCCCATAAAGCGTGAGTCAGTCCGTCAAGAGTTAAATATCAGCAATAAATTTGTAGTCGGTCATTCAGGGCGGTTTATGACGCAAAAAAATCATGTATTCCTGATTGATATTTTCAACGAGATTCACAAGTTAAAGCCTGACTCGATTTTATTGCTTGCTGGCGACGGGCCGTTAATGGACAAAATACGCAAAAAAGTTCATTCGCTCGGACTTGATGAAAGCGTTATTTTTCTCGGCAGCGTTCATAATATGCAGGATTATTATCAAGCTATGGACGTGTTTATATTGCCGAGTCTTTATGAAGGTCTGCCGGTCGTAGGGAGTGAGTCTCAAGTTGCGGGCTTGCCTGTGCTTTGTGCTGATACAGTTACGAGTGAGACAAAATTTTGTGACTCATTTAAATTCTTATCGCTGAAAGAGTCCCCTAATAAATGGGCGCAGGAAGCATTGAGAATTTCAGCTAACCACGAACGCAAAGACATGAGCGACTCTGCAAAAAAATTCGGGTTCGACATCAAGACGCAGGCAGAAAAAATGACTCGCTGGTACTGCAAATTATTGGGCATATAA
- a CDS encoding amidohydrolase, with the protein MATLFKDVLILDGSRTKAERVHMLVSKGRIAEIIDSSQTPPSADKIISGHGKMAVIPGFVNAHTHAAMILLRGLGEEAPLMEWLQNKIWPVEDKLTPDYSYWGTLSSMLEMLETGTTCFADMYFSMERVADAVLGAGMRAALCRGITAGEPGKIERSLQNNLDLAEKYHGREGLITVQIGPHAPYTVPVESMKLISDSAKSHGLGVHFHFLETLGELENLGMTPENYLRETGLIDVPYLTLAHAVYLDPEINLDANNITLIHNPCSNLKLGSGVMPLAKWLDKDFPVALGTDGASSNNRLDMWEEMRTAALLHKGVNRDPVCVPAVDVLRMATYEGARAYGFSQKGMIREGWCADLVLVNLDKPHYIGVNNENLAAYIVYAGSSADVIGTMINGKWLYKNGEFPTLDREEILQKAREARESITK; encoded by the coding sequence ATGGCTACACTATTTAAAGATGTATTAATTCTCGACGGCTCACGGACAAAGGCCGAACGTGTTCACATGTTAGTATCTAAAGGAAGGATCGCAGAAATTATTGACTCCTCACAGACTCCGCCAAGCGCAGATAAAATTATTTCAGGTCATGGAAAAATGGCGGTTATTCCGGGATTTGTGAACGCTCACACCCACGCAGCTATGATTTTATTGCGGGGACTCGGCGAGGAAGCTCCCTTAATGGAATGGCTGCAAAATAAAATTTGGCCCGTTGAAGATAAATTAACGCCCGATTATAGTTACTGGGGTACTTTATCGTCAATGCTTGAAATGTTAGAGACCGGGACAACTTGTTTTGCTGATATGTATTTCTCGATGGAAAGAGTCGCCGATGCCGTATTAGGTGCTGGAATGCGTGCTGCTTTATGCCGGGGAATTACAGCAGGCGAGCCCGGAAAAATTGAACGTTCACTGCAAAATAATTTAGACCTCGCAGAAAAATATCATGGCCGTGAAGGTTTAATAACTGTACAGATTGGGCCTCATGCGCCTTATACTGTGCCGGTTGAGTCAATGAAGTTAATCAGCGACTCTGCAAAATCTCACGGGCTCGGCGTTCACTTCCATTTTTTAGAGACACTCGGAGAACTTGAGAATCTCGGAATGACTCCGGAAAATTATTTACGTGAGACAGGTTTAATTGACGTGCCTTATTTGACTCTTGCTCATGCGGTTTATCTTGACCCAGAAATAAATCTTGACGCGAATAATATAACGTTGATTCATAATCCATGCAGTAATTTAAAGCTAGGCAGCGGAGTAATGCCCCTTGCAAAATGGCTCGATAAAGATTTTCCCGTCGCACTCGGCACAGATGGAGCTTCAAGTAATAACCGTCTCGATATGTGGGAGGAAATGAGAACAGCTGCATTACTGCACAAAGGAGTAAACCGCGATCCTGTATGCGTTCCTGCTGTTGACGTGTTGAGAATGGCAACATATGAAGGCGCGCGGGCTTATGGTTTCTCGCAAAAAGGAATGATTCGCGAGGGATGGTGCGCTGATTTGGTGCTCGTTAATCTCGACAAACCTCACTATATCGGCGTAAATAATGAAAATCTTGCAGCTTATATCGTCTATGCAGGAAGTTCAGCAGACGTAATCGGCACAATGATAAACGGTAAATGGCTATATAAAAACGGTGAATTTCCAACACTTGACCGCGAAGAAATTTTGCAGAAGGCACGCGAGGCAAGAGAGTCAATCACGAAATAG
- a CDS encoding S8 family serine peptidase — MRKILLSVIVLILACSSSFAGEFVKGDAIVVFKSNESVTIAGLKNGGNLLASVNAAVSSVNASVKNVYSSLSESDNKIFVHVHSDSKTTEQLITDLLKRDDVLAASPNKINRPRETRPNDKYYNQLWGLEKINAPSAWDTTTGSENIYVVVMDSGVYTHPDLSQNIAADYARDFSDTSDWSNDEGGHGTHVAGTIGAVGNNEIGVAGVNWNVKIIPIKIENSDGTMPDSNIINAFNYLTELLRDNPNMKIAAVNMSFGGYSSYTPQEAVTKDATYAVYSAFDKLNRCLMVAAAGNEGITEQGPMPFTQPNVEWEIYGYKYPTFYAGDYDYPISYIGLNNLIAVGSINVSNDAPDFTNFGDGVHVAAPGVRVLSTYKPVGESKDVYIRMSGNSMATPHVTGSIALLASAYPQATTTQLKTALFQGANSNINPLAYPYKYKCELAPEIAEAIVEQLISDDQIQPADKESEIQKYTNLIIDGLKVYESLDGKYKVSKYGLIDVNASLSLLAGFVANNEYLEPVDDESENIYTGSGPGGCNIFAGLFICAGLLLLTKK, encoded by the coding sequence ATGCGAAAAATTTTATTGTCAGTTATTGTGCTAATTCTTGCGTGTTCGAGTTCGTTTGCAGGCGAATTTGTGAAGGGCGACGCTATTGTCGTATTCAAATCTAATGAGTCAGTTACTATCGCAGGACTCAAAAATGGCGGAAATTTATTAGCTTCCGTAAATGCTGCCGTAAGTTCCGTCAATGCAAGCGTAAAAAATGTCTACAGCTCACTATCAGAGTCAGATAATAAAATCTTCGTTCACGTTCATTCAGACTCTAAGACGACCGAGCAGTTAATCACAGATCTATTAAAGCGTGATGACGTTCTTGCAGCCTCACCTAACAAAATTAACCGGCCAAGAGAAACACGACCAAACGATAAATATTATAATCAATTATGGGGACTTGAGAAAATTAACGCTCCTTCAGCATGGGACACTACAACAGGCAGTGAAAATATTTATGTCGTCGTAATGGATTCAGGAGTCTATACTCACCCGGATTTATCGCAAAATATCGCAGCTGATTACGCTCGTGATTTCAGCGACACATCAGACTGGTCAAACGATGAGGGAGGCCACGGGACTCACGTTGCAGGCACTATCGGCGCAGTAGGAAATAACGAAATAGGAGTCGCAGGCGTAAATTGGAACGTCAAAATTATTCCCATCAAAATCGAGAACTCTGACGGAACTATGCCAGACAGTAATATCATTAACGCATTCAATTATTTAACTGAACTCTTGCGCGATAATCCTAATATGAAAATTGCCGCTGTTAATATGTCGTTCGGTGGGTATTCGAGTTATACGCCTCAAGAAGCAGTTACTAAAGACGCTACATATGCCGTATACAGTGCATTTGATAAATTGAATCGCTGTCTAATGGTCGCAGCTGCAGGCAACGAGGGAATCACAGAACAAGGCCCTATGCCCTTCACGCAGCCTAATGTTGAATGGGAAATATACGGCTATAAATACCCGACTTTTTACGCAGGTGATTACGATTATCCTATTTCATATATCGGACTTAATAATTTAATCGCTGTAGGGTCTATCAATGTAAGCAATGACGCGCCGGATTTTACTAATTTCGGCGATGGTGTTCATGTAGCAGCTCCCGGAGTTAGAGTATTAAGCACTTATAAACCGGTCGGCGAATCAAAAGATGTATATATTCGTATGAGCGGGAATTCAATGGCGACTCCTCATGTAACAGGTTCTATCGCCCTTCTTGCGTCTGCATACCCTCAAGCTACAACGACACAGCTAAAGACGGCATTATTTCAGGGTGCTAACTCAAATATTAACCCCTTAGCTTATCCGTATAAATATAAATGCGAACTAGCCCCGGAAATCGCAGAAGCCATAGTCGAGCAATTAATATCAGATGACCAAATACAGCCGGCAGACAAAGAGTCAGAAATTCAGAAATATACAAATTTAATTATAGACGGCCTGAAAGTTTATGAATCTCTTGACGGAAAATATAAAGTCTCGAAATATGGGCTAATTGATGTAAACGCGTCGTTAAGCCTTCTCGCCGGCTTTGTCGCAAATAATGAATATCTCGAACCCGTTGACGATGAATCAGAAAATATCTATACAGGCTCAGGGCCGGGAGGGTGTAATATTTTTGCGGGATTATTTATTTGTGCAGGTCTGCTATTATTGACGAAAAAATAA
- a CDS encoding alpha-1,2-fucosyltransferase, whose translation MIITCIIPYAGIGNQMFMYAGGLAAAQRLNAKLALAPRSFDNVTREGRPYQLNNFPAITENFASFWEFWKISPRNAILDFMDYHYSYTSIKRYQLFRRLMRKILLKCCAHSSSKKIYKPSYSSYSPEFENIQDNTYMIGYWESEKIFSNISDLVRKKFKFADSCFNPELTAKIKSCNSVALHVRRSDKLNHEWHWGSNENYIRAAIEKIYSLTDNPEFFVFSDDIDYCRENLPKIYPDAKYNFISQTPAQDMALITICKHVITAPSTFSWWGAWLNENPRKIIIAPDINLWYKDLTPEIIADRKYLLPESWIKIN comes from the coding sequence ATGATTATCACGTGTATAATTCCTTACGCCGGAATCGGTAATCAAATGTTCATGTATGCAGGTGGATTAGCGGCGGCTCAAAGGCTTAATGCGAAACTTGCTTTAGCTCCACGCAGCTTTGATAATGTAACTAGAGAAGGCAGACCCTACCAATTAAATAATTTTCCGGCAATAACAGAAAATTTTGCTTCGTTTTGGGAGTTCTGGAAAATTTCTCCGCGTAATGCTATATTGGATTTTATGGATTACCATTATTCTTATACTTCGATTAAGCGTTACCAGTTATTCAGGCGTTTAATGCGTAAAATATTATTGAAGTGTTGCGCGCATTCATCCAGTAAAAAAATTTATAAACCTTCGTATAGTTCTTATTCGCCGGAATTTGAGAATATACAAGACAATACTTACATGATAGGTTACTGGGAGTCAGAAAAAATTTTCAGCAATATATCAGATTTAGTGCGCAAAAAATTTAAATTCGCTGATTCGTGCTTCAATCCGGAACTAACCGCAAAAATAAAATCTTGCAATTCTGTAGCTCTTCACGTCAGGCGCAGCGATAAACTTAATCACGAGTGGCACTGGGGATCAAACGAAAATTATATCAGGGCAGCAATCGAAAAAATTTACTCACTCACTGATAATCCGGAATTTTTTGTGTTCAGTGATGATATTGATTATTGCCGCGAAAATCTCCCGAAAATTTACCCCGACGCAAAATATAATTTTATATCACAGACTCCAGCTCAAGATATGGCTCTAATTACTATCTGCAAGCACGTTATAACAGCTCCGTCGACTTTCAGCTGGTGGGGTGCGTGGCTCAACGAGAATCCCCGAAAAATTATAATTGCTCCAGATATAAATTTATGGTACAAAGATTTAACTCCTGAGATTATAGCAGACAGAAAATATTTACTCCCAGAAAGTTGGATAAAAATTAATTAA
- a CDS encoding S8 family serine peptidase, translated as MRKILLSLFMLVLACSSSFAGDALVVFKSPENQQVTISALKNGNLLASINAAVSSAGASVKNVYEYLSEADNKIFVYVHSDSLSTDELIANFKARDDVIAASPNRVNHLTKTPNDEFYSELWGLERIQAPRMWDTNTGSDNIYVAIMDSGFYPHPDLVPNIAEKYARSFVEGDTQGWQYDPLGHGEHVAGIIGAVGNNNIGVTGVNWKVKIIPLKGFEANEIIAGLNYLTQIIKEDHIKVAAINMSLEGFSSESPAEMLNDAWYLAMKAFDDLNYSVFVIAAGNEGINTGSPTPFTQPQFEWEFMYNLTEPEYKAGQYIYPASSILNNKIVVGATDSSDKAAYFTNWGESVDICAPGCEILSTYTPDADDYDGTAPYVYKVLNGTSMSTPHVAGAIALLAAEYPKATPAQLKAAILQGADKNINPLVYPYQYKLNTAVEKIKKIVNESLDKGALTQQEADAEIISRTQAARIALSDYEEFDGKYKISKYGLLNVRASLSALETIIYRDHAKEGSKGGGCNIFAGVFICAILFLRKRV; from the coding sequence GTGAGAAAAATTTTGTTGTCATTGTTTATGCTAGTTCTTGCGTGTTCTAGTTCGTTTGCAGGTGATGCTCTTGTAGTCTTCAAGTCTCCGGAAAATCAGCAGGTTACTATATCAGCTCTCAAAAACGGGAATCTATTAGCGTCAATAAATGCTGCCGTGAGTTCTGCCGGTGCTAGCGTCAAAAATGTTTATGAGTACTTATCAGAGGCCGATAATAAAATTTTCGTCTACGTTCATTCAGACTCGCTCTCAACTGATGAATTAATCGCAAATTTTAAGGCTCGTGATGATGTTATAGCCGCCTCACCTAACAGAGTCAATCATCTAACAAAGACTCCTAATGACGAATTTTACAGCGAGTTATGGGGACTTGAACGCATACAAGCTCCTAGAATGTGGGATACTAATACAGGAAGTGATAATATTTATGTTGCGATCATGGATTCAGGTTTCTATCCCCACCCTGATTTAGTGCCTAATATCGCAGAAAAATACGCGCGTTCATTCGTTGAGGGCGATACTCAAGGCTGGCAGTATGACCCGCTCGGACACGGTGAACACGTCGCAGGCATTATCGGCGCAGTCGGTAATAACAATATCGGCGTAACAGGCGTAAACTGGAAAGTTAAAATTATCCCGCTCAAAGGCTTTGAGGCAAACGAAATTATCGCAGGATTAAATTATTTAACGCAAATCATAAAGGAAGATCATATCAAAGTCGCTGCTATTAATATGTCGTTAGAAGGCTTTTCCAGCGAATCACCGGCCGAAATGCTAAATGACGCGTGGTATTTAGCTATGAAAGCATTTGACGATTTAAATTATTCTGTGTTCGTTATTGCAGCCGGCAACGAGGGAATTAATACAGGAAGTCCTACACCTTTTACACAGCCACAATTTGAATGGGAGTTCATGTACAATTTAACAGAGCCTGAATATAAAGCGGGACAATATATTTATCCTGCAAGTTCTATTCTGAATAATAAAATCGTAGTCGGAGCAACTGACTCAAGCGATAAAGCAGCTTATTTCACTAATTGGGGAGAATCAGTCGATATTTGCGCGCCCGGTTGTGAAATTTTGAGCACTTATACCCCAGACGCTGATGACTATGACGGCACAGCACCTTACGTTTATAAAGTTCTTAACGGCACATCAATGTCAACACCTCACGTCGCGGGAGCAATTGCACTTCTCGCAGCAGAATACCCGAAAGCTACTCCTGCACAACTCAAAGCAGCTATACTTCAGGGAGCAGACAAAAATATTAATCCGCTGGTCTACCCGTATCAATATAAATTAAATACGGCAGTCGAGAAAATCAAGAAAATAGTAAATGAAAGTCTCGACAAAGGCGCATTAACTCAACAGGAGGCAGACGCAGAAATTATTTCACGCACTCAGGCAGCACGCATAGCACTTAGTGATTATGAGGAGTTCGACGGAAAATATAAGATTTCCAAATACGGCCTTCTCAACGTGAGAGCTTCATTAAGCGCATTAGAGACAATTATTTATCGGGATCACGCGAAAGAAGGCAGCAAGGGCGGAGGCTGTAACATTTTTGCGGGAGTGTTTATCTGCGCGATTCTATTCTTGCGTAAAAGAGTGTAA
- a CDS encoding S8 family serine peptidase, with product MRKILLSVIVLIIACSCSFAGEFIEGDALVIFKSPENQQVTISALKNGNLLASVNAALSSVNASTKNVYEILSESDNKIYVHVHSDSLTTEQLITELLKRDDVIAASPNKINHVTKTPNDKFYSELWGLEKINAPSAWDYTTGSKDIYIAVIDSGFYQHEDLLPNIAVEYAKSFISSEPWYYDSFGHGEHVAGTIGAVGNNNIGVTGVNWNVKIIPLKVGGKDVGLPDDKIVEAVNYLVGLLRDNPDMIMPAVNMSFGGYSDFTPSEAITKEVMYSAYKVFDNLNRSIMVIAAGNESMPVGKPAPFDQPLYEWQTMYHLESPEYKKGQYVYPPSYIGLNNVIVAGAVDSSDKAPDFSNWGESVDIIAPGQQILSTYTIDASSSPEGETQPYVSLDGTSMSAPHVTGAIGLLASRFPDATPSQIKRALLQGANKNINPLIYPYQYKLDYILPIIPYLVSRDIARNIISEDKREEEISRRTQEAIDGLKDYQALDGNYKVSRYGLLDVYSAMNELELIIAQENRNISSSGGCNIFAGIFICAGLLLFTRKK from the coding sequence ATGAGAAAAATTTTATTGTCAGTTATTGTGCTAATTATTGCGTGTTCGTGTTCATTTGCAGGAGAATTTATCGAGGGCGACGCACTTGTAATCTTCAAGTCTCCGGAAAATCAGCAGGTTACTATATCAGCTCTCAAAAACGGGAATTTATTAGCTTCCGTAAATGCTGCTCTAAGTTCCGTCAATGCAAGCACGAAAAATGTTTATGAGATTCTATCAGAGTCAGATAACAAAATTTACGTTCATGTTCATTCAGACTCACTCACAACAGAGCAGTTAATCACTGAATTATTAAAGCGCGATGACGTTATAGCAGCCTCGCCGAACAAAATTAATCACGTAACAAAGACTCCTAATGACAAATTTTATAGCGAGTTATGGGGACTCGAAAAAATTAACGCTCCTTCAGCATGGGACTACACAACAGGCAGTAAAGATATTTATATTGCAGTAATTGACTCAGGGTTCTATCAGCACGAGGATTTATTGCCGAATATCGCAGTTGAATACGCAAAAAGTTTCATCAGCTCCGAGCCCTGGTACTATGACTCATTCGGACACGGTGAACACGTCGCAGGCACTATCGGCGCAGTCGGAAATAACAACATCGGCGTAACTGGCGTTAATTGGAACGTGAAAATTATTCCCCTCAAAGTCGGCGGAAAAGATGTCGGTCTTCCTGATGATAAAATTGTTGAGGCAGTAAATTATTTAGTCGGCCTCCTTCGTGATAATCCTGATATGATAATGCCAGCTGTTAATATGTCGTTCGGGGGTTATTCAGATTTCACGCCTTCAGAAGCTATAACTAAAGAAGTTATGTACAGCGCATATAAAGTCTTTGACAATCTGAACCGCTCAATAATGGTAATAGCTGCCGGAAATGAATCAATGCCCGTCGGAAAGCCCGCACCTTTTGACCAGCCTTTATATGAATGGCAGACAATGTATCATCTAGAATCACCGGAATATAAAAAAGGTCAATACGTTTATCCGCCGTCATATATCGGATTAAATAATGTTATCGTCGCCGGAGCAGTTGACTCAAGCGACAAAGCACCTGACTTCTCAAACTGGGGAGAATCTGTCGACATCATTGCACCAGGTCAGCAAATTCTAAGCACTTATACAATTGACGCAAGCAGCTCGCCTGAAGGTGAGACTCAGCCGTATGTTTCTCTTGATGGTACGTCAATGTCAGCTCCTCACGTTACGGGAGCAATAGGTTTATTAGCTTCAAGATTTCCCGACGCAACACCTTCACAAATTAAGCGTGCATTACTTCAAGGCGCAAATAAAAATATTAATCCCCTCATTTATCCGTATCAATATAAATTAGATTATATTCTGCCGATAATCCCTTATCTTGTAAGCAGAGACATAGCAAGAAATATAATTTCAGAAGATAAACGCGAGGAAGAAATTTCACGGCGCACTCAGGAAGCTATTGACGGCCTCAAAGATTATCAAGCACTTGACGGAAATTATAAAGTCTCCCGTTACGGCCTGCTTGACGTTTATTCAGCTATGAACGAATTAGAGTTAATTATCGCGCAGGAAAATCGTAATATCTCAAGTTCGGGAGGATGTAACATTTTTGCGGGAATATTTATTTGTGCTGGTCTGCTATTATTTACGCGTAAAAAATAG